One part of the Kiritimatiellia bacterium genome encodes these proteins:
- a CDS encoding extracellular solute-binding protein has translation MKSTQRFSIWSLGLVLMIAAAGRSETVIPSEGWQESTHPYASADAEPGGEMSMYAGPYPRSLNYYLDSSSHSAEILNLLYDSLLTMNPASLEFEPGIAQRVVVGDDKMTFTIHLDPEAVWSDGRPITAEDIVWTWKAILDPRHLTGPHKVDLERFQEPEVLDERTVRLVAREPHWKNLLVIAGFNPLPKHAFSTSDFNKLNFEFPVVSGPYRLAELREGFFSRFERREDWWQRHRLRNQHVGNFQTLRYMYFQERENAFDAFLKGTIDVFPVYTAHVWVNQTSGERFERNWIVKQRIHNHQPVGFQGFAMNMRRFPFDDVRVRRALAMLLNRQHMNEVLMHNQYFLHRSYYEDLYTPEHPCTNPLIPFDKAGARSLLAEAGWVADPQTGILHKDGKPFRFTFLTRDAAVDRFLVIYKEDLKDVGIEMNIVQKDWSAWMKDMDEFNYDMTWAAWAGGIWRDPEHQWSSREADRPGGQNITGFKNERVDELIARQRTEFDLEKRNAILREIDSILTAEVPYILLWNLNYTRLLYWNKFGTPPTVLGKYGDESAAASLWWYDPDAAADLQDAMARGLSLPPKPSVIDFNAISR, from the coding sequence ATGAAGTCGACCCAGCGGTTTTCGATTTGGAGCTTAGGCCTTGTCCTGATGATAGCGGCGGCAGGCCGAAGCGAAACCGTCATCCCGTCCGAGGGTTGGCAGGAATCGACTCACCCCTACGCATCGGCTGACGCGGAGCCGGGCGGCGAAATGTCCATGTATGCAGGTCCGTACCCTCGCAGCCTCAACTACTACCTCGACTCGTCCTCACATTCCGCAGAAATCCTCAACCTGCTGTACGACAGCCTGTTGACGATGAATCCTGCGTCCCTTGAATTCGAGCCGGGGATCGCGCAACGCGTTGTCGTCGGCGACGACAAAATGACCTTCACGATCCACCTGGATCCCGAGGCAGTTTGGAGCGACGGCCGTCCCATTACGGCCGAGGACATCGTGTGGACGTGGAAGGCCATCCTTGACCCACGGCATCTCACAGGTCCCCACAAGGTCGACCTCGAGCGCTTTCAGGAACCCGAAGTTCTCGATGAGCGGACAGTGCGTTTGGTGGCCCGTGAACCGCATTGGAAAAACCTCCTGGTCATTGCGGGATTCAATCCCTTACCCAAACACGCCTTTTCGACGAGTGATTTCAATAAATTGAACTTTGAGTTTCCCGTGGTCTCCGGTCCTTATCGACTCGCCGAGCTGCGCGAAGGCTTTTTCTCCCGCTTCGAACGGAGAGAGGACTGGTGGCAGCGTCATCGGCTCCGGAACCAACATGTCGGGAATTTTCAGACCTTGCGGTACATGTATTTCCAGGAAAGAGAGAACGCATTCGACGCGTTTCTGAAAGGGACAATCGACGTGTTCCCCGTCTACACGGCGCACGTCTGGGTGAATCAGACATCGGGCGAGCGATTTGAGCGCAACTGGATCGTTAAGCAGCGCATCCATAACCACCAACCGGTGGGTTTTCAGGGCTTCGCCATGAACATGCGTCGATTCCCATTCGACGACGTGCGGGTCCGGCGCGCCCTCGCCATGCTGCTCAACCGGCAGCACATGAATGAAGTGTTGATGCACAATCAGTATTTTCTGCATCGGTCCTACTATGAGGACCTGTACACGCCGGAACATCCCTGCACGAATCCGCTGATTCCCTTCGACAAGGCCGGCGCGCGAAGCCTCCTGGCCGAAGCAGGGTGGGTGGCGGATCCGCAAACCGGCATCCTGCACAAAGATGGAAAACCGTTTCGCTTCACCTTCCTGACGCGAGACGCGGCCGTGGACCGCTTCTTGGTGATTTACAAGGAAGACCTGAAGGATGTCGGAATCGAAATGAACATCGTCCAAAAAGATTGGTCCGCGTGGATGAAGGACATGGACGAATTCAATTACGACATGACCTGGGCAGCCTGGGCGGGAGGCATCTGGCGCGATCCTGAACACCAATGGTCCTCTCGCGAGGCGGACCGGCCGGGCGGCCAAAACATTACCGGCTTCAAGAACGAGCGCGTGGACGAACTGATCGCCAGGCAACGGACCGAATTCGACCTCGAAAAACGGAATGCGATCCTTCGCGAGATCGATTCGATCCTCACGGCAGAGGTTCCCTACATCCTCCTGTGGAACCTGAACTACACCCGGCTGCTCTATTGGAACAAATTCGGGACCCCACCGACTGTCCTGGGCAAATACGGAGATGAAAGCGCAGCCGCCAGTCTGTGGTGGTATGACCCGGATGCCGCCGCCGACCTTCAAGACGCCATGGCTCGAGGTCTGTCCCTTCCGCCGAAACCGTCTGTCATCGATTTCAACGCGATTTCGCGTTGA
- a CDS encoding type II secretion system F family protein, giving the protein MKTFAYRGYTRGGTRVRGIVEAIGPKEAREKLIAREILPERIEPAAGAAGRSRIPASKRAALYRELGSLIRAGVPLENALSLLGNTYATGAESHGLASARDRIREGVAPDDALAASLTGMTPFEAALLQAGRRSGRLGESMEQLAGYLENEERLREGIKSALIYPFLVLLLGLLIGVVVILVLFPRLASLFEETGADLPSLTRALIWMGRDGRNALLASVLAAAAGVMFGARAISRPAARKSLELRAVRIPLFGSLLRLSAAARFGRTLALCIRGGVQIPDAFPLAGRASGMRSVEEASIVCAEEIRQGKAPADALGRCPIVGDLLVSWYCAGEASGDPATLLEQAANQYYARWENLVQRMLRLIEPLLILLVGAMVLVVAVGILLPVLSLNQISW; this is encoded by the coding sequence ATGAAGACGTTCGCATACCGCGGATATACTCGCGGCGGGACACGCGTTCGGGGCATAGTCGAGGCAATCGGTCCGAAGGAAGCCCGGGAAAAACTCATTGCGCGGGAAATCCTGCCGGAGCGGATCGAACCGGCTGCTGGGGCGGCTGGTCGAAGCCGCATTCCGGCTTCAAAACGGGCGGCTCTCTACCGCGAGTTGGGGTCGCTCATTCGAGCCGGGGTACCTCTGGAAAACGCTCTATCCCTGCTGGGGAACACGTATGCCACAGGCGCCGAGTCGCATGGGCTCGCATCGGCGCGCGATCGAATCCGCGAAGGCGTCGCTCCGGATGACGCGCTCGCTGCATCCCTGACGGGCATGACGCCATTCGAGGCCGCTCTCTTGCAGGCCGGCCGCCGCAGCGGGCGGCTAGGCGAGTCGATGGAGCAGCTCGCCGGCTATCTGGAGAACGAGGAGCGGCTTCGCGAAGGGATCAAATCGGCGTTGATCTATCCGTTTCTCGTGCTCCTGCTTGGGCTGCTGATCGGGGTTGTAGTCATTCTTGTCCTGTTTCCGCGTTTAGCCTCGTTGTTCGAGGAGACGGGCGCCGACCTGCCGAGTTTGACAAGGGCCTTGATCTGGATGGGGCGCGACGGCCGAAACGCCTTGCTCGCTTCTGTGCTGGCAGCGGCTGCAGGAGTCATGTTCGGGGCTCGCGCGATCTCGCGGCCGGCGGCTCGAAAATCCCTTGAACTTCGCGCTGTGCGAATCCCGTTGTTCGGCAGCCTGCTCCGCCTGTCGGCTGCCGCTCGTTTTGGCAGAACTCTGGCCCTCTGCATTCGGGGCGGGGTGCAAATTCCGGACGCCTTCCCGCTGGCGGGCCGAGCCTCCGGTATGCGTTCGGTGGAAGAAGCATCCATCGTCTGCGCCGAAGAGATCCGCCAGGGCAAAGCCCCTGCCGACGCACTAGGCAGATGCCCGATAGTCGGAGACCTCCTTGTTTCATGGTACTGCGCCGGTGAAGCGTCCGGCGATCCGGCGACGCTGCTTGAACAGGCGGCGAACCAGTACTACGCGCGCTGGGAAAATCTAGTGCAGCGGATGCTCCGCCTCATCGAGCCGCTTCTCATCCTGCTTGTCGGGGCGATGGTTCTTGTGGTCGCCGTGGGCATTCTGTTGCCAGTGCTGTCCCTGAACCAGATCTCATGGTGA